One genomic region from Euleptes europaea isolate rEulEur1 chromosome 6, rEulEur1.hap1, whole genome shotgun sequence encodes:
- the MOB2 gene encoding MOB kinase activator 2 isoform X3 translates to MDWLMGKSKGKPNGKKPAPEEKKLYLEPEYTKSRITDFEFKELVMLPREIDLNEWLASNTTTFFHHINLQYSTISEFCTGESCQTMAVCNTQYYWYDERGKKIKCTAPQYVDFVMSSVQKLVTDEDVFPTKYGKEFPNSFESLVKKICKYLFHVLAHIYSSHFKETLALELHGHLNTLYTHFILFIREFNLVDPKETTIMDDLTEVLCTSSGSSSNGSGNGSSGNGSSSGSSAGAQNHVKER, encoded by the exons gaAATCTAAGGGAAAACCAAATGGTAAAAAGCCGGCACCAGAAGAAAAGAAACTCTACCTAGAGCCAGAATACACGAAGTCCAGGATTACTGACTTCGAATTCAAAGAGTTAGTTATGTTACCACGTGAAATAGACCTTAATGAGTGGCTAGCCAGCAACA CGACAACCTTTTTCCACCACATCAATTTACAGTATAGTACAATCTCTGAATTTTGTACAGGAGAGTCATGTCAGACCATGGCGGTGTGCAATAC aCAATACTACTGGTATGATGAGCGGGGAAAGAAGATAAAGTGCACCGCCCCTCAGTATGTGGATTTTGTCATGAGTTCGGTGCAGAAGCTAGTGACAGATGAAGATGTCTTTCCTACAAAATATG GCAAAGAATTTCCCAACTCCTTTGAGTCCCTAGTGAAGAAGATCTGCAAATACCTGTTCCATGTGCTGGCCCACATCTATTCCTCACACTTCAAGGAAACGTTGGCACTGGAGCTACATGGACACTTGAACACACTCTACACACACTTCATCCTATTCATCAGGGAGTTCAACCTGGTGGACCCTAAAGAAACCACCATCATGGATGATCTCACAGAGGTCCTCTGCACCAGCAGTGGAAGCAGCAGCAACGGGAGCGGCAACGGCAGCAGCGGCAACGGCAGCAGTAGTGGCAGCAGCGCAGGAGCACAGAACCACGTGAAGGAGAGATGA
- the MOB2 gene encoding MOB kinase activator 2 isoform X2, protein MRLKRNGSYTLNRKSKGKPNGKKPAPEEKKLYLEPEYTKSRITDFEFKELVMLPREIDLNEWLASNTTTFFHHINLQYSTISEFCTGESCQTMAVCNTQYYWYDERGKKIKCTAPQYVDFVMSSVQKLVTDEDVFPTKYGKEFPNSFESLVKKICKYLFHVLAHIYSSHFKETLALELHGHLNTLYTHFILFIREFNLVDPKETTIMDDLTEVLCTSSGSSSNGSGNGSSGNGSSSGSSAGAQNHVKER, encoded by the exons gaAATCTAAGGGAAAACCAAATGGTAAAAAGCCGGCACCAGAAGAAAAGAAACTCTACCTAGAGCCAGAATACACGAAGTCCAGGATTACTGACTTCGAATTCAAAGAGTTAGTTATGTTACCACGTGAAATAGACCTTAATGAGTGGCTAGCCAGCAACA CGACAACCTTTTTCCACCACATCAATTTACAGTATAGTACAATCTCTGAATTTTGTACAGGAGAGTCATGTCAGACCATGGCGGTGTGCAATAC aCAATACTACTGGTATGATGAGCGGGGAAAGAAGATAAAGTGCACCGCCCCTCAGTATGTGGATTTTGTCATGAGTTCGGTGCAGAAGCTAGTGACAGATGAAGATGTCTTTCCTACAAAATATG GCAAAGAATTTCCCAACTCCTTTGAGTCCCTAGTGAAGAAGATCTGCAAATACCTGTTCCATGTGCTGGCCCACATCTATTCCTCACACTTCAAGGAAACGTTGGCACTGGAGCTACATGGACACTTGAACACACTCTACACACACTTCATCCTATTCATCAGGGAGTTCAACCTGGTGGACCCTAAAGAAACCACCATCATGGATGATCTCACAGAGGTCCTCTGCACCAGCAGTGGAAGCAGCAGCAACGGGAGCGGCAACGGCAGCAGCGGCAACGGCAGCAGTAGTGGCAGCAGCGCAGGAGCACAGAACCACGTGAAGGAGAGATGA